The Euwallacea fornicatus isolate EFF26 chromosome 38, ASM4011564v1, whole genome shotgun sequence genome includes a region encoding these proteins:
- the LOC136349591 gene encoding uncharacterized protein isoform X3, which translates to MNQLGKNAFRRTERDKTGTVIKIDMIVLILCCMMKIVELSTRKAPQLSKSKSRGKYRRYRRLKGRGMSELGVMRASPDSDCNSNLRASYLSTTSSQDVDFVQDNSDYQWFLDYGYKDGGTNHHTSILSLPETYEAGDNYYDALAKNMDANLAEADMESFKTEDIHALLTNLPPMCTDHLSQEANRQGECFAEVSGSLMGKFDLDSFISPHSSSQGEDCSANSTSMSICKSELLFSPVKETPMPGANFSVDSLDCDLHDMMLTCQANKDNYTIAFEGSVTMYSEDSDYHDTDKSSTNSNPSNQSGSLNMDVKPKNKNIGNLILEGSMTQSDSSGLTTWSKLKKRSSDDHLRRPSGNNNNSEDESSHLASSEVALKSQSLPNLHKERLRKLVLDDNSHSNSSETNTVKQRPVKLFNIHHQIQSSSGSGSFSEMATSVDASSCEGTSNKHPNLNLVKLFMKQKSISQEGMSLTTDHLSSSDNWPGSQSGESSGSDQKNGDRNLELSSDPKTIDSSARTYDLIAEEPEDVSKSESIEHLSESVSRAESACDSYGQQQSINNNDTVKNHSRSKISTPRHFLKLKNDLHDRSIQTSQFSEILNLKKATNIPPSLGAPFKLIEPSFLSKLKKEGEVQKPVYVLYPNYVLPNLDFLNEKNNVENVLFVPQSAPKVSLNNRRRPFSFNDIEVLKRRGFGHVKDWDSLNVLLPQEYRKILADVPEISSHIKPGMRDRPSFLRSKKRPLSCEIMQNNISSSSSTATQPSSGYRGSSSILTDSQNSPAAVANHNPLFVYRYDSVTSSEASLLNSDKQAQCITTSPHCALRTVHHQECPPPRPPLPRGILRKAELNKRYSMYETSEEDLPNEEIQLSKRKSVPEPYFLNRDKRFSETEDEGVDAGTSSSSMDEKEILINKPEYILPHMSTDELLQLEEYLKLSGFSSGDEEKTEESLTHLRSYVSKFLALKINQDDSEHFGGKKSVSFAEKLSVNHRHLDPRQGVNNPPNNSPNVSAFLLQRNFQPKTVTDMTICEENENSPNYSSPQATPIRLCKTASDNYVQKRSLINGVLDAVDQVMQHFSPASDQQELNVLGDSSVNPASAKLTLTTLCPALYAVLSDGLKPCLETSFGAINNSVWQVVEASSQQGPLTKALNDLVMKINSEDVISEGLVKFNAFIFGLLNVRSLDAWISYLRTRESVLKKHYTADSLLLLSHTGGTNLRTMLDAMVAALQPLAFLPFQFDLLFEYKQLHLSFKRMDSYHQPSSPTLKYSPSNVFKQFVTAKYSNSRSNSESDDLSAATIKNLHLQGELLNSSGNSSASRSRRNDRERPRSCVEPGVLTMPSFKLGEDVNNVAKKRWSTIGTNSKMYQVYDRLAQGEEEYVDSLEGVHLSNDQNRVNGKIGDVTGPESLDSNYSDEKPINGRRFRKLQQKWEMLSGRDSVENDSPPPSPTHSNAKSKIPRPITSPVKPSGIPVLISPPSKSAPNKKMTSPQSNKQTPATKISVKNSPAKKVGPRTSRMDQVESSHEVQRPSSLPYRPASQNTKNAKMVPQRRAVSSSLNRRPVSSRNVVPNYHTIYEFGGGILP; encoded by the exons GTAGAGGCATGAGTGAGCTAGGGGTGATGCGTGCCAGCCCCGATTCCGACTGCAACAGCAACCTCCGAGCTTCCTACCTCAGTACTACCTCCTCCCAGGACGTGGATTTTGTCCAAGACAACTCGGACTACCAATGGTTCTTGGACTACGG ATATAAAGATGGAGGAACAAATCACCACACCAGCATCCTCTCCCTCCCCGAAACCTACGAGGCTGGTGATAACTACTATGACGCCCTGGCCAAGAACATGGACGCCAACTTGGCCGAGGCTGACAtggaaagtttcaaaactgaggACATTCACGCCTTGTTGACCAATCTTCCCCCTATGTGCACTGACCATCTCAGCCAAGAA GCAAATAGACAAGGAGAGTGCTTTGCCGAGGTATCCGGATCGTTGATGGGAAAATTCGACCTGGACAGCTTCATCAGCCCTCATAGCAGTTCTCAG GGAGAAGATTGTTCAGCGAACTCCACGTCAATGTCCATATGCAAATCGGAGCTCCTCTTCAGCCCCGTCAAGGAAACCCCGATGCCCGGGGCTAATTTTTCGGTGGATTCGCTTGACTGCGACCTGCACGATATGATGTTGACTTGTCAGGCGAACAAAGACAACTACACTATAGCGTTCGAAGGCTCAGTTACCATGTACAGCGAGGATAGCGATTATCATGACACGG ATAAGAGTTCTACCAACTCAAACCCTTCGAATCAGTCTGGAAGCTTGAACATGGACGTAAAGCcaaagaacaaaaatatagGCAACTTAATCTTGGAGGGATCGATGACGCAGTCGGACTCGAGTGGCCTCACTACATGGAGCAAATTGAAG AAGCGAAGCAGCGATGATCATCTAAGACGACCATCTGGTAACAATAACAATTCGGAAGACGAGAGCAGTCATTTAGCGTCGAGTGAAGTGGCTTTGAAGAGCCAGAGTTTGCCCAATTTACACAAGGAAAGGCTGAGGAAACTGGTTCTGGATGATAATAGTCATAGTAACAGTTCG GAAACCAATACGGTGAAACAACGCCCTGTGAAATTGTTCAACATTCATCACCAAATCCAGAGCAGCAGCGGCAGTGGCTCCTTCTCCGAAATGGCCACCTCCGTGGACGCAAGCAGTTGCGAGGGCACCAGCAACAAACACCCCAATCTGAACTTGGTTAAGCTCTTCATGAAGCAAAAAAGCATAAGCCAAGAGG GTATGTCATTAACGACGGACCACTTGTCTTCCTCGGATAACTGGCCCGGTTCTCAGAGCGGCGAAAGTTCCGGATCGGATCAGAAAAACGGCGATCGCAACTTGGAGCTGAGCAGCGATCCGAAGACAATCGACAGTAGCGCCAGGACTTACGATCTGATAGCGGAGGAGCCGGAAGACGTGTCCAAAAGTGAATCTATTGAGCATTTGTCGGAGAGCGTCAGCAGAGCTGAATCGGCGTGTGATAGTTATGGACAGCAACAGAGCATCAACAACAACGATACTGTCAAG aatcaCTCCAGATCAAAAATATCAACCCCCAGACACTTTTTGAAACTGAAGAACGACCTCCACGACCGCAGCATCCAAACCTCTCAGTTCTCCGAAATATTAAACCTGAAAAAAGCGACAAATATACCACCGTCTCTGGGTGCGCCATTCAAACTCATCGAGCCATCCTTCCTGAGCAAACTTAAAAAAGAGGGTGAAGTTCAAAAACCGGTCTACGTCTTGTATCCGAACTACGTATTGCCcaatttggactttttaaaCGAAAAGAACAACGTAGAAAATGTCCTTTTCGTGCCACAGAGTGCACCGAAAGTTTCATTGAACAATCGTCGTAGGCCATTTAGTTTCAATGATATCGAGGTACTGAAGAGAAGAGGATTTGGCCACGTCAAGGATTGGGATTCGTTGAATGTATTGTTGCCGCAGGAATACCGTAAGATTTTGGCCGATGTTCCCGAGATTTCTAGTCATATTAAGCCGGGGATGAGAGACAGACCTTCATTTTTGAG ATCTAAAAAACGGCCCCTGAGCTGCGAAATAATGCAGAACAACATATCGTCGAGTTCGAGTACGGCAACGCAACCGAGCAGTGGATATAGAGGATCTTCTAGTATTTTAACTGATTCTCAGAACAGTCCAGCAGCAGTTGCCAACCATAATCCGCTTTTCGTCTACAGATATGATAGTGTGACTAGTTCGGAAGCCAGTCTTTTGAACAG TGACAAACAAGCACAGTGCATTACGACCTCCCCGCATTGTGCTTTGCGGACGGTGCACCATCAAGAATGCCCACCACCTAGACCTCCACTCCCGAGAGGTATTTTGAGAAAGGCTGAGCTCAATAAAAGATACAGCATGTACGAAACGAGCGAGGAGGACCTCCCTAACGAAGAG ATACAGTTAAGCAAGAGAAAGTCAGTCCCCGAACCGTATTTTTTAAACCGCGATAAGAGGTTTTCGGAGACCGAGGATGAAGGTGTGGATGCGGGCACTTCGAGTAGCAGTATGgacgaaaaagaaattttgatcaaCAAACCCGAGTACATTCTTCCGCATATGAGCACCGATGAACTGTTACAACTGGAAGAGTATCTAAAACTCAGCGGGTTCTCCTCGGGTGATGAAGAAAAGACCGAAGAAAGTTTAACGCATCTGAGGAGTTATGTTAGCAAATTTTTAGCTTTGAAGATTAATCAG GATGACTCCGAGCATTTCGGAGGTAAAAAATCGGTGAGTTTCGCTGAGAAACTTAGCGTTAATCACCGGCACTTAGATCCGCGACAAGGCGTGAACAATCCTCCCAACAACTCGCCCAATGTTTCGGCCTTCCTTCTTCAGCGTAATTTCCAACCGAAAACAGTGACCGACATGACCATTTGCGAAGAGAACGAGAACAGTCCGAATTACTCCAGTCCTCAAGCCACTCCGATACGCTTGTGTAAAACTGCCTCAGACAATTATGTGCAGAAAAGATCGCTGATTAATGGTGTCTTGGACGCTGTTGACCAAGTGATGCAGCATTTCTCACCTGCTTCAGATCAACAGGAATTGAATGTATTGG GTGATTCAAGTGTGAACCCGGCCAGTGCAAAGCTAACTCTAACCACGTTGTGCCCAGCCCTGTATGCCGTGCTAAGTGATGGCCTGAAGCCCTGCCTGGAAACAAGTTTTGGCGCTATCAACAACTCTGTTTGGCAGGTGGTCGAAGCGTCATCGCAGCAGGGGCCTTTGACTAAGGCTTTAAACGACCTTGTGATGAAGATTAATAGCGAGGACGTGATCAGTGAAGGTCTAG ttaaattcaATGCCTTCATCTTCGGTTTGCTCAATGTGCGATCGCTAGATGCGTGGATTAGTTACCTGAGGACGAGGGAAAGTGtactaaaaaaacattatactGCGGATTCGTTGCTGCTGCTCTCGCACACAGGAGGGACTAATCTTAGGACAATGTTGGACGCCATGGTGGCCGCTTTGCAACCTTTAGCTTTTTTACCCTTCCAATTTGATCTCCTTTTTGAATACAAGCAGCTGCATCTCAGCTTTAAACGCATGGATTCCTATCATCAGCCTTCAAGCCCCACTCTCAAG TACTCACCGTCAAATGTCTTTAAGCAATTTGTGACTGCAAAATACTCGAACAGTCGTTCAAACTCTGAATCTGATGACCTGTCGGCTGCCACAATCAAAAACTTGCATCTTCAAGGAGAATTGCTAAATTCATCTGGAAATTCTAGTGCAAGTAGGTCCAGAAGGAACGATAGGGAACGTCCCAGAAGCTGCGTAGAACCTGGAGTTCTTACAATGCCCAGTTTCAAACTAGGAGAGGACGTTAATAATGTTGCAAAGAAGCG GTGGTCTACAATTGGAACTAACTCTAAAATGTATCAAGTCTACGATCGACTGGCTCAAGGCGAAGAGGAATATGTAGATAGCCTGGAAGGGGTTCATTTAAGTAACGATCAAAATAGGGTTAATGGCAAAATTGGGGACGTGACAGGGCCAGAATCATTGGACTCGAATTATTCGGATGAAAAACCTATTAATGGTAGAAGGTTTAGGAAGTTGCAGCAAAAGTGGGAGATGCTGAGTGGTAGGGATTCAGTGGAGAATGATTCTCCACCTCCCAGTCCCACTCACTCCAATGCCAAATCTAAAATTCCCAG ACCTATTACTTCTCCGGTTAAACCCTCCGGTATCCCAGTACTTATATCTCCTCCGTCGAAGTCCGCGCCAAACAAGAAAATGACGAGTCCACAGAGTAACAAACAGACGCCAGCGACCAAAATCTCGGTGAAAAATTCACCGGCGAAAAAGGTCGGTCCCAGGACGAGCAGAATGGACCAGGTGGAGTCGAGCCACGAGGTGCAAAGACCGAGCAGTCTACCTTACAGACCGGCAAGTCAGAATAccaaaaatgcgaaaatggTACCGCAAAGACGCGCGGTGTCCAGTTCGCTTAATCGGCGGCCAGTCAGCAGTCGGAATGTTGTTCCCAA CTATCATACAATATACGAGTTTGGTGGTGGAATACTACCGTAA